From one Luteipulveratus mongoliensis genomic stretch:
- the metH gene encoding methionine synthase: protein MSSRSDERESRSAGLATPPKPDATQLRPDLTDELTQVLRERILVLDSAMGTMIQRHKFSEEDYRGERFADWPSDIKGNNDLLSLTQPEVISEIHRLNLEAGSDVIGTNTFNAQVISMADYGMEELSYELNLASAQLARAECDAMTAKTPDRPRYVAGSLGPTNRTGSISPDVNDPGKRNVSYDELVSAYLEQANGLVDGGSDILVVETIFDTLNAKAAIFALETLFEQRERRWPVIISGTITDASGRTLSGQVTEAFWNSVRHARPLAIGLNCALGASDMRQYVAELSRLADCFISCYPNAGLPNAFGEYDETAEQMATVVEGFAADGLVNFLGGCCGTTPEHITAIAEAVEGKAPRVPATTSPACRLSGLEPLNIVEETLFVNVGERTNITGSARFRKLIKNGDYNTALAVARQQVEAGAQVIDINMDEGMIDGVEAMDRFCKLIASEPDICRVPVMVDSSKFAVIEAGLKCIQGKAIVNSISMKEGVEPFIEHARLCRKYGAAVVVMAFDEQGQADTLERRKEICGEAYRILTEEVGFPAEDIIFDPNIFAVATGIEEHANYGVDFIEGARWVKQNLPGALVSGGVSNVSFSFRGNNPVREAIHAVFLYHAISAGMDMGIVNAGALVVYDEIDPELRERIEDVILNRREDSTERLLEIADQFQSDGSEKEVVTEEWRGLPVRERITHSLVKGIDEFIVDDTEQMRQELSASGGRPLEVIEGPLMDGMGVVGDLFGAGKMFLPQVVKSARVMKKAVAHLIPFIEAEKKPGDVQRAKGKIVMATVKGDVHDIGKNIVGVVLQCNNYDVVDLGVMVPGQKILDAAKAENADVIGLSGLITPSLDEMVSFAEEMERQGLDIPLLLGGATTSKAHTAVKVEPKYHGPVIWVKDASRSVPTVASLLSDERRPALLEQVTQEYDSLRKRHAAKKNDRPLISLEQARANATPVDWSGYQPPRPHLLAQQAKDMHEGPHPTGGASYTKTFHDYSLEELREYIDWQPFFNAWEMKGRFPDILNNPATGDTARKLYDDAQVMLDRLIEEKWLTANGIIGLFPANGVGDDTEVYTDESRTQVRMTLHHLRQQGQHREGIPNRALGDFVAPKETGLRDYIGGFAVTAGLGSQEQIAKFKADLDDYSAILLESLADRLAEAFAERMHQRVRKEFWGFAGDEHLTNEDLIGEKYAGIRPAPGYPACPDHTEKELLWELLDVEQQTGIQLTESMAMWPGAAVSGFYFSHPQSQYFVVGRLDRDQVEEYADRKGWTLAQAEKWLSPNLGYEPED from the coding sequence GTGAGCAGCCGCTCCGACGAGCGCGAGAGCCGGTCCGCCGGGCTCGCCACCCCGCCCAAGCCTGATGCAACCCAGCTTCGGCCGGACCTGACCGATGAGCTCACGCAGGTTCTGCGCGAGCGCATCCTGGTGCTCGACAGTGCCATGGGCACGATGATCCAGCGTCACAAGTTCTCCGAGGAGGACTACCGCGGCGAGCGCTTCGCGGACTGGCCCTCCGACATCAAGGGCAACAACGACCTGCTGTCGTTGACCCAGCCCGAGGTGATCAGCGAGATCCACCGGCTCAACCTCGAGGCCGGCTCCGACGTGATCGGCACCAACACCTTCAATGCCCAGGTCATCTCGATGGCCGACTACGGCATGGAGGAGCTGTCGTACGAGCTCAACCTCGCCTCGGCGCAGCTGGCGCGGGCCGAGTGCGACGCGATGACGGCGAAGACGCCCGACCGGCCGCGCTACGTCGCCGGCTCGCTCGGCCCGACCAACCGCACCGGCTCGATCTCGCCCGACGTCAACGACCCGGGCAAGCGCAACGTCAGCTACGACGAGCTGGTGTCGGCCTACCTCGAGCAGGCCAACGGCCTCGTCGACGGCGGCTCGGACATCCTCGTGGTCGAGACGATCTTCGACACCCTCAACGCCAAGGCCGCGATCTTCGCGCTCGAGACGCTCTTCGAGCAGCGCGAGCGCCGCTGGCCGGTCATCATCTCCGGCACCATCACCGACGCGTCCGGCCGCACGCTGTCCGGACAGGTCACCGAGGCGTTCTGGAACAGCGTCCGCCACGCCCGGCCGCTCGCCATCGGCCTGAACTGTGCGCTCGGTGCCTCCGACATGCGGCAGTACGTCGCCGAGCTCTCTCGCCTGGCCGACTGCTTCATCTCCTGCTACCCGAATGCCGGTCTGCCCAACGCCTTTGGCGAGTACGACGAGACGGCCGAGCAGATGGCGACCGTCGTCGAGGGTTTCGCCGCTGACGGCCTCGTCAACTTCCTGGGCGGCTGTTGCGGCACGACTCCGGAGCACATCACCGCGATCGCCGAGGCGGTCGAGGGCAAGGCGCCTCGGGTCCCGGCCACGACGTCGCCGGCCTGTCGGCTGTCCGGCCTCGAGCCGCTCAACATCGTCGAGGAGACCCTCTTCGTCAACGTCGGTGAGCGCACCAACATCACCGGGTCGGCCCGCTTCCGCAAGCTGATCAAGAACGGCGACTACAACACCGCGCTGGCCGTCGCCCGCCAGCAGGTCGAGGCCGGCGCGCAGGTCATCGACATCAATATGGACGAGGGCATGATCGACGGCGTGGAGGCGATGGATCGCTTCTGCAAGCTGATCGCCAGCGAACCCGACATCTGCCGCGTGCCCGTGATGGTCGACTCCTCCAAGTTCGCGGTCATCGAGGCCGGTCTGAAGTGCATCCAGGGCAAGGCGATCGTCAACTCGATCTCGATGAAGGAAGGCGTCGAGCCGTTCATCGAGCACGCGCGCCTGTGCCGCAAGTACGGCGCGGCCGTCGTCGTGATGGCGTTCGACGAGCAGGGCCAGGCGGACACGCTGGAGCGTCGCAAGGAGATCTGCGGCGAGGCGTACCGGATCCTGACCGAGGAGGTCGGGTTCCCGGCCGAGGACATCATCTTCGACCCCAACATCTTCGCCGTCGCGACCGGTATCGAGGAGCACGCCAACTACGGCGTCGACTTCATCGAGGGTGCCCGGTGGGTCAAGCAGAACCTCCCGGGCGCGCTGGTGTCCGGTGGCGTCTCCAACGTGTCGTTCTCGTTCCGAGGCAACAACCCGGTCCGCGAGGCGATCCACGCGGTCTTCCTGTACCACGCGATCTCGGCCGGCATGGACATGGGCATCGTCAACGCCGGTGCGCTCGTGGTCTACGACGAGATCGACCCCGAGCTGCGCGAGCGGATCGAGGACGTCATCCTCAACCGGCGCGAGGACTCGACCGAGCGGCTGCTGGAGATCGCCGATCAGTTCCAGTCCGACGGCTCCGAGAAGGAGGTCGTCACCGAGGAGTGGCGCGGTCTGCCCGTCAGGGAGCGCATCACGCACTCGCTGGTCAAGGGCATCGACGAGTTCATCGTCGACGACACCGAGCAGATGCGACAGGAGCTGTCGGCGTCCGGTGGCCGCCCGCTCGAGGTCATCGAAGGCCCTCTGATGGACGGCATGGGCGTCGTCGGCGACCTGTTCGGCGCCGGCAAGATGTTCCTGCCCCAGGTGGTGAAGTCGGCGCGCGTCATGAAGAAGGCCGTCGCCCACCTCATCCCGTTCATCGAGGCCGAGAAGAAGCCCGGCGACGTCCAGCGGGCCAAGGGCAAGATCGTCATGGCCACGGTCAAGGGCGACGTGCACGACATCGGCAAGAACATCGTCGGCGTGGTCCTGCAGTGCAACAACTACGACGTGGTCGACCTCGGCGTGATGGTGCCGGGCCAGAAGATCCTGGACGCTGCCAAGGCGGAGAACGCCGACGTGATCGGGCTGTCCGGCCTCATCACGCCCTCGCTGGACGAGATGGTGTCGTTCGCCGAGGAGATGGAGCGGCAGGGTCTGGACATCCCGCTGCTGCTCGGCGGCGCCACGACCTCCAAGGCGCACACGGCCGTCAAGGTCGAGCCGAAATATCACGGCCCGGTCATCTGGGTGAAGGACGCGTCGCGCTCCGTGCCGACCGTCGCCTCACTGCTGTCGGACGAGCGCCGCCCGGCGCTGCTGGAGCAGGTCACCCAGGAGTACGACTCCCTGCGCAAACGGCACGCGGCCAAGAAGAACGACCGCCCGCTGATCAGCCTCGAGCAGGCTCGCGCCAACGCGACTCCGGTCGACTGGTCCGGCTACCAGCCGCCGCGCCCGCACCTGCTCGCCCAGCAGGCCAAGGACATGCACGAGGGTCCCCACCCGACGGGCGGGGCGTCGTACACCAAGACGTTCCACGACTACTCCCTCGAGGAGCTGCGCGAGTACATCGACTGGCAGCCGTTCTTCAACGCGTGGGAGATGAAGGGTCGCTTCCCTGACATCCTCAACAACCCGGCCACCGGTGACACCGCGCGCAAGCTCTATGACGACGCACAGGTGATGCTCGACCGGCTCATCGAGGAGAAGTGGCTGACCGCCAACGGGATCATCGGGCTGTTCCCGGCCAACGGGGTCGGCGATGACACCGAGGTCTACACCGACGAGTCCCGCACGCAGGTCCGGATGACGCTGCACCACCTGCGCCAGCAGGGCCAGCACCGAGAGGGCATCCCCAACCGCGCGCTCGGCGACTTCGTGGCGCCCAAGGAGACCGGCCTGCGCGACTACATCGGTGGCTTCGCGGTCACCGCCGGACTCGGCTCGCAGGAGCAGATCGCCAAGTTCAAGGCCGACCTCGACGACTACAGCGCGATCCTGCTCGAGTCGCTGGCCGACCGGCTGGCCGAGGCGTTCGCCGAGCGGATGCACCAGCGGGTGCGCAAGGAGTTCTGGGGTTTCGCCGGCGATGAGCACCTCACCAACGAGGACCTCATCGGCGAGAAGTACGCCGGCATCCGGCCGGCGCCGGGCTATCCCGCCTGCCCCGACCATACTGAGAAGGAGCTCCTCTGGGAGCTGCTCGATGTCGAGCAGCAGACCGGTATCCAGCTCACGGAGAGCATGGCGATGTGGCCGGGCGCGGCCGTCAGCGGCTTCTACTTCTCCCACCCGCAGTCGCAGTACTTCGTGGTCGGGCGGCTCGATCGTGACCAGGTCGAGGAGTACGCCGACCGCAAGGGCTGGACACTCGCGCAGGCGGAGAAGTGGCTTTCGCCCAACCTCGGTTACGAGCCGGAGGACTGA
- a CDS encoding HAD family hydrolase, with amino-acid sequence MESRLDAGLPAAVLWDMDGTIVDTEPFWISVERQLVESYGGAWSDEIAHQLVGNPLLVSAEIILANSPVTLSPEEVVDVLLKGVAERMNEHVPWRPGAAELLKSLGAQGVPCALVTMSYTSFAEVLIEAVPEGTFAAVVTGDAVTHGKPHPEPYLTAAAALGVRPEDCVAIEDSPPGVRSAVAAGVPTIAVPHIVTVPPIEGVTQIDTLDGLTADDLLPLVRP; translated from the coding sequence ATGGAGTCACGCCTCGACGCCGGGCTTCCGGCTGCCGTCCTGTGGGACATGGACGGCACCATCGTCGACACCGAGCCGTTCTGGATCAGCGTGGAGCGCCAGCTCGTCGAGTCCTACGGTGGCGCCTGGTCGGACGAGATCGCCCACCAGCTCGTCGGGAACCCGTTGCTGGTGTCGGCCGAGATCATTCTCGCCAACTCGCCGGTCACCTTGTCGCCGGAGGAGGTCGTCGACGTTCTGCTCAAGGGCGTCGCAGAACGGATGAACGAGCACGTGCCATGGCGTCCGGGCGCAGCAGAGCTCCTCAAGTCCCTTGGTGCGCAAGGGGTTCCGTGCGCGTTGGTGACGATGTCGTACACCTCGTTCGCCGAGGTGCTGATCGAGGCAGTGCCGGAGGGCACCTTCGCGGCGGTTGTCACCGGTGACGCGGTGACCCATGGCAAGCCGCATCCGGAGCCCTACCTGACGGCCGCCGCCGCACTCGGCGTCCGCCCGGAAGACTGTGTGGCAATTGAGGACTCACCGCCCGGTGTCCGCTCAGCTGTCGCGGCCGGCGTACCCACGATCGCGGTCCCGCACATCGTCACGGTCCCCCCGATCGAGGGAGTGACGCAGATCGACACTCTCGACGGTCTGACCGCCGACGACCTGCTGCCGCTCGTACGTCCCTGA
- a CDS encoding PAC2 family protein: MIQLEDLPELRDPIMIAAFEGWNDAGETATATLAHLARMWDAEPIAALDPEDYYDFQVNRPRITNEDGRRTLRWPTTRVLLARDTPLDRDVLLVQGIEPSMRWAAFTEEIISLAEDLDVTMLITLGGLLADVPHTRPIPVTVTSEHEETRHRYDLEQSHYEGPTGIIGVVVDAADRAGMSTLSCWAAVPHYAGGSPSPKATLALLTRLEELFDTLIGHADLADLARAWEHGVDELAASDDEVAEYVHSLEEAQDTTDLPEASGDAIAREFERYLRRRQEDES; the protein is encoded by the coding sequence GTGATCCAGCTCGAGGATCTGCCGGAGCTGCGCGACCCAATCATGATCGCCGCGTTCGAGGGCTGGAACGACGCCGGTGAGACCGCGACTGCCACATTGGCCCACCTGGCCCGTATGTGGGACGCCGAGCCGATCGCTGCTCTGGACCCCGAGGACTACTACGACTTCCAGGTCAACCGGCCGCGAATCACCAACGAGGACGGCCGTCGTACGCTCCGCTGGCCCACCACGCGGGTGCTGCTGGCGCGCGACACGCCGCTCGACCGGGACGTGCTGCTGGTCCAGGGCATCGAGCCGTCGATGCGGTGGGCAGCCTTCACCGAGGAGATCATCTCCCTCGCCGAGGACCTCGACGTCACGATGCTCATCACGCTCGGCGGCCTGCTGGCCGATGTGCCGCACACTCGGCCGATCCCGGTCACGGTCACCTCCGAGCACGAGGAGACCCGGCACCGCTACGACCTGGAGCAGAGCCACTACGAAGGCCCGACCGGCATCATCGGCGTCGTGGTCGACGCGGCCGACCGTGCCGGGATGTCGACACTGTCGTGCTGGGCAGCTGTGCCGCACTACGCCGGCGGCAGCCCTTCGCCCAAGGCGACGCTCGCGCTGCTCACCCGGCTCGAGGAGCTCTTCGACACGTTGATCGGGCACGCCGACCTGGCTGACCTAGCACGTGCCTGGGAGCACGGCGTGGACGAGCTGGCTGCTTCCGACGACGAGGTGGCCGAATACGTCCACTCGCTCGAAGAGGCGCAGGACACCACTGATCTGCCCGAGGCCAGCGGCGATGCGATCGCGCGCGAGTTCGAGCGCTACCTGCGCCGTCGCCAGGAGGACGAGAGCTAG